Sequence from the Deltaproteobacteria bacterium RIFCSPHIGHO2_02_FULL_44_16 genome:
TTGAATTTTGCCCCGAGACGGTTTTGTAGGCTTCACCATTGAAATCAGAGGAATATCCTGCGTCCATCAACGCTTTTACCTTTTTCTCTTCGTTGACTTTCCACTGAATAAAATCTTCGACTTCAGGGTGATCAATATCGAGACAGACCATTTTTGCGGCGCGTCTCGTGGTCCCACCTGATTTTGTCGCTCCAGCTCCTCGATCCAGAACTTCCAGAAATGACATGAGGCCAGAAGAGGTCCCGCCGCCAGAAAGTTTTTCATATTTAGAACGGAGATGAGAAAAATTTGTTCCTGTTCCCGATCCAAATTTAAAAAGACGCGCTTCATTTTTGGCGAGTTCGAAAATGGACATGAGATCATCATTGACTGATTGAATAAAACAGGCCGAGCATTGGGGGTGTTCATAGGAGTTTTGCGTCTGTTCAAGACTGTCCGTGCGAGTGTTCCAAAACCAGTTTCCTCCACTCCCTTCGATGCCATACGCATCGTAAAGTCCGCAATTAAACCAGACCGGGGAGTTAAAGGCACCTCGTTGGGTGATGAGAAGAGAGGTCAGTTCAGCTTCAAACGTATCGGCATCATCTGAAGAAGCAAAATAGCCCCCCATCTCTTCGCCTCGTTTGCGAATGGTCTTTGCGATACGACGGACCACCTGTTTGACCGATGTTTCATGATCCGTGACAGGAACGCCGCGTTTGCGAAAATACTTCGAAACCACAATATCTGTTGCTAATTGTGACCAAAAATCGGGAATTTCAGCATCTTCCATGCGAAAAACAGTCGAACCATCGGGATTCGCAATAATTGAAGAACGTTTAACATGACGGATCTGATCGAGAGGGTCTTTCTCTTTTTCGGTGTAATACCGCGAAAGAGTGATTCCCTTTTTTACGGCGCTGATCATTCCCTCTTTTTTCGTCCGACCCCTTGTTTTACGAACGATCACTTCTTTTGTAGCCATGAATCCCCCTTTTAAAAATTAGTCGCATAACGTTTTCATGAGAGCAAATTTTATGATCTCTTTTCGGTTGTGGAGAGCCACATGCTATTTCTTATTTTATTTTCGTACGGTTGGAATGTTTTCGAATACTTATCCACATATTTATACACAATATATTGTGTATACGTTTCCATCTTTACCACTACATATTGTGCAGTCAAACAAAAAGAAGAATGGAATTCTCTTTTTTTCTTCCTCCTTGTGCTTTTCTGAGGAAAGGGGCTAAAGAGGCAAAATTATGCATTCTTCTATTTTAGTTCATTACGGTGAACTTGCCTTAAAAGGAGGGAACCGTTCTTATTTTGAAAAGCTCCTTCTCTCAAATATTGAAATTGCTCTACGTGGAAGCGGTTCTTTTACACTTCGACGCCTGCAAGGTCGCATCTGTATTGATTTCAAAAATATGACTTCCCAGGAAGATGCGCTGGGTCGGCTTCAGAACGTCTTTGGGGTTGCGAATATCGCTTTTTCCAAACGTATCCCAACGTCCATGGGGGAGATTGAGAAAACGGTGGCATCTCTGGTTGATGAAGATTCTTTTAAGAGTTTTGCGATTCGTACCAAAAGAAATGATAAACGATTTGAATTTTCTTCTTCGGATATCAACATTCGTATTGGCAAGATGGTGCAAGAAAAAACAAAAGCATCTGTGGATCTTGAAAATCCAGAACGAACTATTTCCATTGAAATTGTCGATGACAATACCTTCGTTTTTACGAAACGTTATCAAGGATCTGGCGGTCTTCCCGTAGGGAGTGCGGGAAAAGTAGCGTGTCTTATTTCCGGCGGTATTGATTCTCCTGTTGCTGCATGGCGTATGATGCGTCGGGGCTGTGCCCCTTTCTATATTCATTTTCACTCAGCACCTTTTACCTCGCAAGCTTCTGTCGAAAAAGTGATCGATCTTGTGGAACATCTTTCACGAGGATTACAAGGGGTGAAGCTCGCTCTTGTTCCATTTGGAAATATTCAGCAAAAAATTGTTCGAGAAACGTCTGAAGCTTATCGCGTTCTCCTCTATCGACGCTTTATGATGCGGATTGCTGAAGTATTGGCAAAAGGGGAGGGAGCAGAAGCCCTTGTCACGGGTGAAGCTCTTTCCCAAGTGGCTTCCCAGACCCTTTCAAATTTGGCGTCGATTGAATCGGTGCTCACACTTCCGCTTTTGCGTCCGCTTGTCGGAATGGATAAGCAAGAAATTGT
This genomic interval carries:
- a CDS encoding tRNA 4-thiouridine(8) synthase ThiI, with translation MHSSILVHYGELALKGGNRSYFEKLLLSNIEIALRGSGSFTLRRLQGRICIDFKNMTSQEDALGRLQNVFGVANIAFSKRIPTSMGEIEKTVASLVDEDSFKSFAIRTKRNDKRFEFSSSDINIRIGKMVQEKTKASVDLENPERTISIEIVDDNTFVFTKRYQGSGGLPVGSAGKVACLISGGIDSPVAAWRMMRRGCAPFYIHFHSAPFTSQASVEKVIDLVEHLSRGLQGVKLALVPFGNIQQKIVRETSEAYRVLLYRRFMMRIAEVLAKGEGAEALVTGEALSQVASQTLSNLASIESVLTLPLLRPLVGMDKQEIVDQAKKIGTFQTACEPHDDCCSFLMPQFPKTHSNLQEMESVESSLDIEALVQLGIKETVTSPIFS